One window of Cryobacterium arcticum genomic DNA carries:
- a CDS encoding GNAT family N-acetyltransferase yields the protein MPATLSAHGSSAERLTTPRLSLAALSAADLAEVHDIYADPRTWLHLPAGRHTELRQSALLVSDSERSWARSGLGRWAVRARTALPGLPSGALVGVVSATLLDCGVRNFGYRLTPAAWGIGLATEAATAALAEARSSRFPVTARALAGNPASVRVLERIGLTRVWMGHGGGTPAGVPTGNGRPDTTALQRVIFADRPLAPDLLAAVIRLG from the coding sequence GTGCCCGCCACCCTCTCCGCCCATGGCTCCAGCGCCGAGCGTCTGACCACTCCGCGTCTCAGCCTGGCGGCGCTGAGCGCGGCCGACCTGGCCGAGGTGCACGATATCTATGCCGACCCGCGCACCTGGTTGCACCTGCCGGCCGGTCGGCACACCGAACTGCGGCAGTCCGCGCTGCTGGTCAGCGACAGCGAGCGCAGCTGGGCGCGCTCCGGTCTCGGCCGCTGGGCGGTCCGCGCTCGCACCGCTCTGCCAGGCCTTCCGTCCGGCGCCCTCGTCGGTGTGGTGTCGGCGACCCTGCTGGACTGCGGCGTGCGCAACTTCGGCTACCGCCTCACTCCGGCGGCCTGGGGCATCGGCCTCGCCACCGAAGCCGCGACGGCAGCCCTCGCCGAGGCGCGAAGCTCGAGGTTCCCGGTCACCGCGCGAGCGCTGGCCGGCAATCCGGCCTCGGTGCGCGTGCTCGAGCGCATCGGGCTCACGCGCGTCTGGATGGGCCACGGCGGGGGCACCCCAGCCGGGGTGCCGACCGGGAACGGCCGCCCGGACACCACGGCGCTGCAGCGCGTGATCTTCGCCGACCGCCCGCTTGCGCCCGACCTGCTGGCCGCGGTCATCCGTCTCGGCTGA
- a CDS encoding SHOCT domain-containing protein, producing MMWGYGMNPAWLWLYGLLSVAAVVVLIVWTVRIFRTDSAGLSGPPGPGPVAPRSDARRILDERYARGELTTEQYNEQVRSLGQ from the coding sequence ATGATGTGGGGATACGGAATGAACCCCGCCTGGCTGTGGCTCTACGGATTGCTGTCGGTGGCCGCCGTCGTGGTGCTCATCGTCTGGACCGTGCGAATCTTCCGCACCGACTCAGCCGGCCTGTCCGGTCCGCCGGGGCCCGGTCCTGTCGCGCCTCGCAGCGATGCCCGGCGTATCCTCGACGAACGCTACGCGCGCGGTGAGCTGACCACGGAGCAGTACAACGAACAGGTGCGTTCGCTGGGTCAGTGA
- a CDS encoding heavy metal translocating P-type ATPase, which translates to MTSSHGTRDHGSSNHGSSDHGSTNHDAMGHSQMNHDADGHGADVHSTMDHAAMGHAGHGDHVGQFRSLFWVMLVLAAPVVGFSGMFAHLIGYPLPDAAWAAWISPLLGTVMYVWGGRPFLTGAVSELKQRSPGMMLLIALAITVAFLSSWGASLGILSMELDFWWELALLIVIMLLGHWIEMRSLAQSSSALESLAALLPDEAERVEAGQVTIVAPADLRVGDVVIVRPGGRIPADGLVTEGTADVDESMITGESRPVSRGPGSPVVAGTVATDTALRVRVTAVGEDTALAGIRRLVAEAQGSSSRAQRLADRAAGWLFWFALGAGVITAVVWTLLGNPQDAVVRTITVLVIACPHALGLAIPLVVSIATERAARGGVLVTDRLALESMRTIDTVLFDKTGTLTRGEPVLAHVHTSGGHSDDELIALTAAVEADSEHPLARAIVTAARSRGLEIPLASGFQAATAVGVTAIVDGRETSVGGPSLLERHGAAPLPATDSWAADGAIVLHVLQDGRVIGALGLADEVRPESREAVDALHARGVSVVMITGDAEAVARSVAAQLGIDRVFAGVHPDNKAETVVRLQREGHRVAMVGDGVNDAPALAQADVGIAIGAGTDVAIASAGVILASDDPRSVLSVIELSRAGYRKMEQNLWWAAGYNLLAVPLAAGVLAPIGFVLPMEIGALLMSASTVVVAVNAQLLRRLDLRPEASAARALGTRPPVAHDVPVGSR; encoded by the coding sequence ATGACTTCATCGCACGGCACGAGGGATCACGGCAGTAGCAACCACGGCAGTAGCGACCACGGCTCGACCAACCACGATGCAATGGGCCACAGCCAGATGAACCACGACGCCGATGGACACGGCGCCGACGTCCACAGCACCATGGACCACGCCGCCATGGGCCATGCCGGGCACGGCGACCACGTCGGCCAGTTCCGGAGCCTGTTCTGGGTGATGCTGGTGCTGGCCGCGCCCGTGGTCGGCTTCAGCGGCATGTTCGCCCACCTGATCGGCTACCCGCTGCCCGACGCGGCCTGGGCCGCCTGGATCTCCCCGCTGCTGGGCACCGTGATGTACGTCTGGGGCGGCCGGCCGTTTCTCACCGGGGCGGTCAGCGAGCTCAAACAACGGTCCCCGGGCATGATGCTGCTCATCGCCCTGGCCATCACCGTGGCGTTCCTCTCCTCCTGGGGCGCGAGCCTGGGCATCCTGAGCATGGAGCTCGACTTCTGGTGGGAACTGGCCCTGCTGATCGTGATCATGCTGCTGGGCCACTGGATCGAGATGCGCTCGCTGGCCCAGTCGTCCTCGGCCCTCGAGTCCCTCGCCGCGCTGCTGCCCGACGAGGCCGAACGGGTCGAGGCCGGTCAGGTCACCATCGTCGCTCCGGCCGACCTGCGCGTGGGCGACGTCGTGATCGTGCGGCCCGGCGGCCGGATTCCCGCCGACGGGCTGGTCACCGAGGGCACGGCGGATGTCGACGAGTCGATGATCACGGGAGAGTCCCGTCCGGTGAGCCGCGGGCCCGGCTCCCCGGTGGTGGCCGGCACCGTGGCCACCGACACGGCCCTGCGCGTGCGGGTGACCGCGGTCGGCGAGGACACCGCGCTCGCGGGCATCCGCCGACTCGTCGCCGAGGCGCAGGGGTCGTCGTCGCGGGCGCAGCGCCTCGCCGACCGGGCAGCAGGCTGGCTGTTCTGGTTCGCACTCGGGGCCGGCGTGATCACCGCGGTCGTCTGGACCCTGCTCGGCAACCCGCAGGACGCCGTCGTGCGCACCATCACGGTTCTCGTGATCGCCTGCCCGCACGCGCTGGGGCTGGCGATTCCGCTCGTGGTGTCCATCGCCACCGAACGCGCCGCGCGCGGCGGAGTGCTGGTGACCGACCGGCTCGCGCTGGAGAGCATGCGCACCATCGACACCGTCCTGTTCGACAAGACCGGCACCCTCACCCGCGGCGAGCCGGTGCTGGCCCACGTGCATACGAGCGGCGGGCACAGCGATGACGAGCTGATCGCCCTGACGGCCGCGGTCGAGGCCGACAGCGAGCATCCGCTGGCCCGGGCCATCGTGACCGCGGCCCGCAGCCGAGGCCTCGAGATTCCCCTCGCCAGCGGGTTCCAGGCGGCCACCGCCGTGGGTGTCACGGCCATCGTCGACGGCCGGGAGACCTCGGTGGGCGGTCCCAGCCTGCTCGAACGACACGGCGCAGCGCCCCTCCCGGCCACCGACAGCTGGGCCGCCGACGGCGCCATCGTGCTGCACGTGCTGCAGGACGGACGCGTGATCGGCGCACTGGGCCTGGCCGACGAGGTGCGCCCGGAGTCCCGCGAGGCCGTCGACGCCCTGCACGCCCGGGGCGTGAGCGTCGTGATGATCACCGGAGACGCCGAGGCAGTGGCCCGGTCGGTGGCCGCACAGCTCGGCATCGACAGGGTCTTCGCCGGTGTGCACCCCGACAACAAGGCCGAAACCGTGGTGCGGTTGCAGCGGGAGGGCCACCGGGTGGCCATGGTCGGCGACGGCGTCAACGACGCCCCCGCGCTGGCGCAGGCCGATGTGGGTATCGCCATCGGCGCCGGCACGGATGTCGCGATCGCGTCGGCCGGCGTCATCCTGGCCAGTGACGACCCGCGCTCCGTGCTCTCGGTGATCGAGCTCTCCCGCGCCGGTTACCGCAAGATGGAACAGAACCTGTGGTGGGCCGCCGGTTACAACCTGCTCGCCGTGCCGCTGGCCGCCGGCGTGCTCGCCCCGATCGGCTTCGTGCTGCCCATGGAGATCGGCGCCCTGCTGATGTCCGCGTCGACCGTGGTCGTGGCCGTCAACGCCCAGCTGCTCCGCCGCCTCGACCTGCGACCTGAGGCCAGCGCCGCCCGGGCGCTCGGCACGCGGCCTCCCGTGGCTCACGACGTCCCGGTCGGCTCACGGTAG
- a CDS encoding DUF488 domain-containing protein, with product MTFQIKRIYDDVSADDGCRVLVDRLWPRGVSTERARLDAWLKDVAPSPALRAWWNHDPARLDEFTARYRAELEGDTDTLRAVDELRQLAAHNPPTTTLLYGAKDPHVNHARVLAEYLAAPPHP from the coding sequence ATGACCTTCCAGATTAAGCGCATCTACGACGACGTGTCGGCCGACGACGGATGCCGCGTGCTCGTGGACCGGCTCTGGCCGCGCGGCGTCTCGACCGAACGCGCCCGCCTGGATGCCTGGCTGAAGGACGTCGCCCCGTCGCCGGCGCTCCGTGCGTGGTGGAACCACGATCCCGCCCGGCTCGACGAGTTCACCGCCCGGTACCGTGCCGAGCTGGAAGGCGACACCGACACGCTGCGGGCGGTGGACGAGCTGCGCCAGCTGGCCGCCCACAACCCGCCGACCACCACCCTGCTGTACGGCGCCAAGGACCCGCATGTCAACCACGCCCGGGTCCTCGCCGAATACCTGGCCGCACCGCCGCATCCGTGA
- a CDS encoding GNAT family N-acetyltransferase — protein sequence MAEIRTPAAPREVELYRPLADDWAGLRDIRLRSIANFPLGFFESFAAALALTETDWRKRGARNAEPTSVQVVARTPGEQWVGTMSAFVSTGPPSYQPDALPTAAPERANLVGVWVDPSFRGRTGVATRLLDAVREWVTTEQQLDRLYLHVHESNHRAIRFYEKNGAVATGEHIPDPRRATERHLEMVLGTAR from the coding sequence ATGGCCGAAATACGCACGCCCGCCGCGCCCCGCGAAGTGGAGCTGTACCGACCCCTCGCCGACGACTGGGCCGGGCTCCGCGATATCCGTCTCCGCTCGATCGCGAACTTCCCGCTGGGCTTCTTCGAATCGTTCGCCGCAGCCCTGGCACTCACCGAAACCGACTGGCGGAAACGCGGCGCCCGCAACGCCGAACCCACCAGCGTCCAGGTCGTGGCGCGCACTCCCGGTGAGCAGTGGGTGGGCACCATGTCCGCCTTTGTCTCCACCGGGCCACCCAGCTACCAGCCCGACGCCCTACCGACGGCTGCCCCCGAGCGAGCCAACCTCGTCGGCGTCTGGGTGGACCCCAGCTTCCGTGGCCGCACCGGAGTGGCAACCCGGCTGCTCGACGCCGTGCGCGAGTGGGTCACCACCGAGCAGCAGCTCGACCGCCTCTACCTGCACGTGCACGAGAGCAATCACCGGGCCATCCGCTTTTACGAGAAGAACGGTGCCGTGGCCACCGGGGAGCACATCCCCGACCCGCGCCGGGCCACGGAACGCCACCTCGAGATGGTTCTCGGCACGGCCCGCTGA
- a CDS encoding M50 family metallopeptidase gives MDLLLEFWARVSVRNAPLPTLTVWLTIAAAALLVLVPQAWTVTRHGITIVHEGGHGLVAALGGRRLQGIRLHSDTSGLTVSRGKPRGLGMVLTLLAGYTAPALLGLGAAWMLSLGHDVGLLWALLAALALLVVQIRNWFGLWSVAVTAALVFGVTWFGSPVVQSIFALLVTAFLLIGALRTVVELQITRSRRGGGASDADQLARLSHLPGLLWVVVFIGVAGACLVGAARLLFPA, from the coding sequence ATGGACCTGCTTCTCGAATTCTGGGCGCGGGTCTCGGTGCGAAACGCTCCCTTGCCCACGCTGACGGTATGGCTCACAATCGCCGCGGCCGCGCTGCTGGTGCTCGTACCGCAGGCCTGGACCGTGACCCGCCACGGCATCACCATCGTGCACGAGGGCGGGCACGGGCTGGTCGCGGCGCTCGGCGGCCGCCGGCTGCAGGGCATCCGGCTGCACTCGGACACCTCGGGGCTCACCGTGAGCCGCGGCAAACCACGCGGCCTGGGCATGGTGCTCACGCTGCTCGCCGGCTACACGGCGCCCGCGCTGCTCGGTCTCGGTGCCGCCTGGATGCTCAGCCTCGGCCATGACGTCGGCCTGCTCTGGGCACTGCTCGCGGCACTGGCGCTGTTGGTGGTGCAGATTCGCAACTGGTTCGGGCTCTGGTCGGTGGCCGTGACCGCGGCCCTGGTGTTCGGGGTCACGTGGTTCGGTTCCCCTGTCGTGCAGAGCATTTTTGCGCTGCTGGTCACGGCGTTCCTGCTGATCGGGGCGCTCCGCACGGTCGTGGAGTTGCAGATCACCCGGTCCCGACGGGGCGGCGGCGCCTCGGATGCCGACCAACTGGCCCGGCTCAGCCATCTGCCCGGTCTGCTCTGGGTGGTCGTGTTCATCGGTGTCGCCGGCGCCTGCCTCGTGGGAGCGGCCCGGTTGCTCTTCCCCGCCTAG
- a CDS encoding VIT1/CCC1 transporter family protein has protein sequence MAILSTPLFRPVRAAQDAAPRDATALTAHTGSLASRLNWLRAGVLGANDGIVSVAAIVVGVAGAGGSTPAIIAAGTAGLVGGAISMALGEYVSVSSQSDSQRAMIEKQKRELRDDPAGELDVLAGLYEAHGLEPATARQVAIELTEKDALKAHLSLELNIVEEDVASAWHAAGASALAFTLGAILPLLAILLPPEGLRVPVTFLAVLVALALTGALGARLGGSRLARATVRVVTGGAAALFVTWLVGTLLGVAVF, from the coding sequence ATGGCCATCCTCTCGACTCCTCTTTTTCGTCCCGTCCGGGCCGCTCAGGATGCCGCGCCGCGCGACGCGACAGCCCTCACCGCACACACGGGGAGCCTGGCCTCCCGGCTCAACTGGCTGCGCGCCGGTGTGCTCGGCGCCAACGACGGCATCGTCTCCGTGGCGGCCATCGTGGTCGGCGTCGCCGGCGCCGGTGGCAGCACCCCCGCGATCATCGCGGCAGGCACCGCGGGCCTCGTCGGCGGGGCCATCTCGATGGCGCTCGGCGAGTACGTGTCGGTGAGCAGCCAGAGCGACAGCCAGCGCGCGATGATCGAGAAGCAGAAGCGCGAGCTGCGGGACGACCCGGCCGGGGAACTGGACGTGCTCGCCGGGCTGTATGAGGCACACGGCCTCGAGCCGGCCACCGCCCGCCAGGTGGCGATCGAACTCACCGAAAAGGATGCGCTCAAGGCTCACCTGTCGCTCGAGCTGAACATCGTCGAGGAGGACGTGGCCAGCGCCTGGCACGCCGCCGGCGCATCCGCCCTGGCGTTCACCCTCGGGGCGATCCTGCCGCTGCTCGCGATCCTGCTGCCGCCGGAGGGTCTCCGGGTGCCGGTGACCTTCTTGGCCGTGCTTGTGGCGCTCGCCCTCACCGGAGCGCTCGGCGCCCGGCTGGGCGGCAGCCGCCTCGCCCGCGCCACCGTGCGCGTGGTCACGGGAGGAGCGGCAGCGCTCTTCGTCACCTGGCTGGTCGGCACCCTGCTCGGTGTTGCGGTCTTCTAA
- the rbsD gene encoding D-ribose pyranase — protein MKRTGILNADLNAALSRLGHGDIVLVADCGMPAPAGVTVIDLALVHGVPRFEQVLDALLGELVVERCVAAEEAKGTVADDWLSGRFTDIEYIRHSDLKQLSGAARVFVRTGEATAFANAALVCGVPF, from the coding sequence GTGAAACGCACCGGCATCCTGAACGCCGACCTGAACGCTGCGCTCAGCCGCCTGGGCCACGGGGACATTGTGCTCGTGGCCGACTGCGGGATGCCGGCGCCCGCGGGTGTGACGGTGATCGACCTCGCTCTGGTGCACGGGGTTCCTCGGTTCGAGCAGGTGCTCGATGCTCTGCTCGGCGAATTGGTCGTGGAGCGCTGCGTGGCCGCGGAGGAGGCGAAGGGCACGGTGGCCGACGACTGGTTGAGCGGTCGCTTCACCGACATCGAGTACATCAGGCACAGCGACCTCAAGCAGCTGTCAGGGGCGGCCAGGGTCTTCGTGCGCACCGGTGAGGCCACCGCCTTCGCCAACGCCGCTCTCGTGTGCGGGGTGCCGTTCTAG
- a CDS encoding ribokinase: MIPPTKAPVVGAVLSGVVVVGSINADQVTTVMRHPLPGETLIGSSIAILPGGKGANQAVAAAQLGARVSMVGAIGQDAYAQSATAILETAHVDLSAVRAVDGPTGLAVITVAADGENTIIVIPGANAAVDAEAVGRSADLIAGAAVVVLQGEIPAAASAAAARLASGRVVLNLAPVIDFDPATIAAADPLIVNEHEAALLLAQLTPGSPSPASDADAVARLREWGVTSVVLTRGALGAIIADAEGTAAVASPVVTAVDSSGAGDAFVGALSARLAAGDGLRKAVELAVRVGAFAVQSRGTQPSYPHEGDALPEIGTIPVPEKNEAHP, translated from the coding sequence GTGATCCCGCCAACAAAGGCCCCTGTCGTCGGGGCGGTACTCAGTGGAGTGGTCGTGGTCGGCTCCATCAACGCCGACCAGGTCACCACAGTGATGCGGCATCCGTTGCCCGGCGAGACCCTGATCGGCTCATCGATCGCGATCCTGCCCGGTGGGAAGGGCGCCAATCAGGCCGTCGCTGCGGCACAGCTCGGCGCCCGGGTGAGCATGGTGGGCGCGATCGGCCAGGACGCCTATGCCCAGTCCGCCACCGCGATCCTCGAAACCGCGCACGTCGATCTGTCGGCCGTGCGGGCCGTGGATGGGCCGACCGGCTTGGCCGTGATCACCGTGGCCGCCGACGGCGAGAACACCATCATCGTGATTCCCGGTGCGAACGCTGCGGTGGATGCCGAGGCCGTCGGGCGGAGCGCGGACCTGATCGCCGGGGCCGCCGTGGTGGTCCTGCAGGGCGAGATCCCCGCGGCCGCCAGCGCGGCGGCCGCGCGACTGGCCAGCGGGCGGGTCGTGCTCAATCTGGCACCGGTGATCGACTTCGACCCGGCGACCATCGCGGCTGCCGATCCGCTGATCGTGAACGAGCACGAGGCCGCGTTGCTCCTGGCGCAACTCACGCCCGGCTCACCGTCGCCGGCCTCGGATGCCGACGCGGTGGCGAGGCTGCGCGAGTGGGGGGTGACGTCGGTCGTGCTGACCCGCGGCGCCCTCGGCGCGATCATCGCCGACGCCGAAGGCACCGCCGCCGTCGCCTCGCCCGTCGTGACGGCGGTCGACAGCTCCGGCGCCGGGGACGCTTTCGTGGGAGCGCTCAGCGCCCGGCTCGCGGCCGGGGACGGCCTCCGCAAGGCGGTCGAACTGGCCGTACGGGTCGGCGCGTTCGCCGTGCAGTCCCGGGGAACCCAGCCCTCCTACCCGCACGAGGGTGACGCTCTGCCCGAGATCGGCACCATTCCAGTACCCGAGAAGAACGAGGCACACCCGTGA
- a CDS encoding substrate-binding domain-containing protein — MKSSSFRRIAAVTATAALILAGTTACGRGGGDEASGPKVVLAISTLNNPFFVELRDGAQAAADEAGVDLYIVDAQNDSATQANQLATATAGSTKAVIVNPVDSDAASASVNALTAANIPVIGVDRTVNDATLTSLVASDNVAGGKQAADELAAAMGEKGTVISLQGVSGTSASRDRGAGFDEGIAAYPDITVVAEQTANFDRASALDVTTNLLQANPGVTGIFAENDEMALGAIQALGARAGSEVMVVGFDGTADGLTAISDGSLYATVAQQPAELGRLAIELAIKAIDGDDVDATVPVDVVAVTKTNVGDFSK; from the coding sequence ATGAAGTCATCCTCCTTTCGCCGTATCGCCGCCGTCACCGCCACGGCCGCACTGATCCTCGCCGGCACCACCGCCTGCGGCCGCGGCGGCGGCGACGAGGCCAGCGGACCGAAGGTCGTGCTCGCGATCTCCACACTGAACAATCCGTTCTTCGTGGAACTGCGCGACGGCGCCCAGGCGGCCGCAGACGAGGCCGGCGTTGACCTCTACATCGTGGACGCCCAGAACGACTCGGCCACCCAGGCCAACCAGCTGGCCACGGCCACGGCCGGCAGCACCAAGGCCGTCATCGTGAACCCGGTCGACTCCGACGCCGCGAGCGCCTCGGTGAACGCGCTGACCGCAGCGAACATCCCGGTCATCGGGGTGGACCGCACGGTCAACGACGCCACACTGACCTCGCTCGTGGCCAGCGACAACGTCGCCGGCGGCAAGCAGGCCGCCGATGAACTCGCGGCGGCCATGGGGGAGAAGGGCACCGTGATCTCCCTGCAGGGCGTCTCCGGCACCTCCGCCAGCCGTGACCGCGGCGCCGGCTTCGACGAGGGCATCGCCGCGTATCCCGACATCACCGTGGTGGCCGAGCAGACCGCGAACTTCGACCGGGCATCCGCTCTGGACGTAACCACCAACCTGCTGCAGGCCAACCCGGGAGTCACCGGCATCTTCGCCGAGAACGACGAGATGGCCCTCGGCGCCATCCAGGCGCTCGGCGCCCGTGCCGGGTCAGAGGTCATGGTCGTCGGTTTCGACGGCACGGCTGATGGCCTGACCGCCATCTCGGATGGCTCGCTCTACGCCACCGTCGCGCAGCAGCCCGCCGAGCTCGGACGGCTCGCCATCGAACTGGCCATCAAGGCCATCGACGGTGACGATGTCGACGCGACCGTTCCCGTCGACGTCGTCGCCGTGACGAAGACGAACGTGGGCGACTTCTCCAAGTGA
- a CDS encoding ABC transporter permease, producing the protein MSTTTATPSTETPTRRSFDYKTFLANNGALVGLVVLCIALVIATPDFLTGQNLLNIGIQVSTVAVLAFGMTFVIVAGGIDLSVGAVAALSAMASGWFFISAGLPGWMALIAGLVVGLLAGVVNGAANAYGKLPSFIATLAMLSVARGLTLVISDGRPIKTAPEVSFLGGNIGPVPMPIVILVLAALVASFILNRTVLGRSMYAVGGNAEAARLSGLPVKRIIVTVFALAGVFAALAGLLLAGRLDSAQPQAAAGYELDAIAAVVIGGASLSGGLGKISGTFIGALVLVVIRNGLNLLNVSSFWQQVVIGLVIALAVGADVLRRKTRNS; encoded by the coding sequence ATGTCAACGACGACCGCCACCCCGTCCACCGAGACACCCACCCGACGCTCCTTCGACTACAAGACCTTCCTGGCCAACAACGGCGCCCTGGTCGGCCTGGTGGTGCTCTGCATCGCGCTGGTGATCGCCACCCCGGACTTTCTGACCGGGCAGAACCTGCTCAACATCGGCATCCAGGTGTCGACGGTTGCCGTGCTCGCCTTCGGCATGACCTTCGTCATCGTCGCCGGCGGCATCGACCTCTCGGTCGGTGCCGTCGCGGCGCTCTCGGCCATGGCTTCCGGCTGGTTCTTCATCAGCGCCGGCCTACCAGGCTGGATGGCACTGATCGCGGGCCTGGTCGTGGGCCTTCTCGCCGGCGTCGTCAACGGCGCTGCCAATGCCTACGGCAAGCTGCCCTCGTTCATCGCCACGCTTGCGATGCTGAGCGTGGCCCGCGGCCTCACCCTGGTGATCTCCGACGGCCGGCCGATCAAGACCGCGCCGGAGGTGTCGTTCCTCGGCGGCAACATCGGCCCGGTCCCGATGCCCATCGTCATCCTGGTCCTAGCCGCGCTGGTCGCCTCGTTCATCCTCAACCGCACCGTGCTCGGCCGCTCCATGTACGCCGTCGGCGGCAACGCCGAGGCCGCCCGGCTCTCCGGACTTCCGGTCAAGCGCATCATCGTCACGGTCTTCGCCCTCGCCGGCGTCTTCGCTGCCCTGGCCGGACTCCTCCTGGCCGGCCGCCTCGACTCCGCCCAGCCCCAGGCCGCCGCCGGCTATGAGCTCGATGCGATCGCCGCGGTCGTCATCGGCGGAGCATCGCTCTCGGGCGGGCTCGGCAAGATCTCCGGCACCTTCATCGGCGCCCTGGTGCTCGTCGTCATCCGCAACGGCCTCAACCTGCTCAACGTGTCGTCGTTCTGGCAGCAGGTAGTCATCGGCCTGGTCATCGCGCTCGCGGTGGGCGCCGATGTGCTGCGCCGCAAGACCCGCAACAGCTGA
- a CDS encoding sugar ABC transporter ATP-binding protein — protein MTDHPLITLQNVTKTFGQVTVIQDVTVSVYPGQVQVLLGENGAGKSTLIKMVAGVYQPDGGQILVDGTVTSLPTTKAAEDHGIATIHQELNLVATMSVAENVMLGRMPTKFGMVDRKELRRQARAALALIGLEVDVDTPVGQLGIARQQLVEIAKALSINARVLILDEPTAALTRHETQALFAVMADLRRRGVGMLFISHHLDEIAEVGDTVTVIRDGHFIAEVPASTPEDELVKLMVGRSIEDQFPRRVDETPALTEVLTVSNLTSDGQFDDISFTVRAGEVLGIAGLVGAGRTELIRAIAGADKYDTGSVAVRGKKLPKGDIKAAIRAGIGHVPEDRKGQGLVLDASVNDNLGYATLASSSKLGLADFTGQRTRAEAVAAKLRIRMHTIDQPIRSLSGGNQQKAVFGRWIIAASTVLLLDEPTRGVDVGAKVEIYELMNSITAAGGAIVMVSSELPEILGMSDRILVMRDGRLAGELSAADATQDTVMTLAARDTSAQR, from the coding sequence ATGACCGACCACCCCCTGATCACCCTGCAGAACGTGACCAAGACCTTCGGCCAGGTCACCGTCATCCAGGACGTAACCGTGAGTGTCTACCCCGGCCAGGTGCAGGTGCTGCTCGGCGAGAACGGTGCCGGCAAGTCCACCCTGATCAAGATGGTCGCCGGGGTCTACCAACCCGACGGCGGCCAGATCCTCGTCGACGGCACCGTCACGAGCCTGCCCACCACCAAGGCCGCCGAAGACCACGGCATCGCCACCATCCACCAGGAACTCAACCTCGTCGCCACGATGAGCGTGGCCGAGAACGTGATGCTCGGCCGGATGCCTACCAAGTTCGGCATGGTTGACCGCAAGGAACTGCGCCGCCAGGCGCGCGCGGCCCTGGCGCTGATCGGCCTCGAGGTCGACGTGGACACCCCGGTGGGTCAGCTCGGCATCGCCCGGCAGCAGCTGGTCGAAATCGCCAAAGCCCTAAGCATAAACGCCCGGGTGCTGATCCTGGACGAACCCACCGCCGCGCTCACCCGGCACGAAACCCAGGCCCTGTTCGCCGTGATGGCGGACCTCCGCCGTCGTGGCGTCGGCATGCTCTTCATCAGTCACCACCTCGACGAGATCGCCGAGGTCGGTGACACCGTCACCGTCATCCGCGACGGCCACTTCATCGCCGAAGTCCCCGCCTCCACTCCCGAAGACGAACTCGTCAAGCTCATGGTCGGCCGCAGCATCGAAGACCAGTTCCCGCGCCGGGTCGACGAGACCCCGGCGCTCACCGAGGTGCTCACCGTGTCGAACCTCACCAGCGACGGCCAGTTCGACGACATCAGCTTCACCGTGCGTGCCGGTGAGGTGCTCGGTATCGCCGGGCTCGTCGGGGCGGGCCGCACCGAACTGATCCGAGCCATCGCCGGTGCGGACAAGTACGACACCGGCTCCGTCGCCGTGCGCGGCAAGAAGCTACCCAAGGGCGACATCAAGGCGGCGATCAGGGCCGGGATCGGCCATGTGCCCGAAGACCGCAAGGGCCAGGGCCTGGTGCTGGATGCCTCGGTCAACGACAACCTCGGCTATGCCACCCTGGCCTCCAGCTCCAAGCTCGGCCTGGCCGACTTCACCGGGCAGCGCACACGCGCCGAGGCCGTCGCCGCGAAGCTCCGCATCCGGATGCACACCATCGACCAGCCGATCCGCTCGCTGTCCGGCGGCAACCAGCAGAAGGCGGTGTTCGGCAGGTGGATCATCGCCGCGTCCACGGTGCTCCTGCTGGACGAACCGACCCGTGGCGTGGACGTGGGCGCCAAGGTCGAGATCTACGAGCTGATGAACTCGATCACCGCCGCCGGCGGAGCCATCGTCATGGTCTCCAGCGAGCTGCCCGAGATCCTGGGCATGAGCGACCGCATCCTCGTCATGCGCGACGGCCGCCTGGCCGGCGAACTCAGCGCCGCGGATGCCACCCAAGACACAGTCATGACCCTCGCCGCCCGCGACACCTCCGCGCAGCGCTGA